From a single Sphingobium sp. genomic region:
- a CDS encoding cyclase family protein gives MSRFIDLSIPITNDVISDPPVMRPQVTYMTHESTWEQIAMFFPGLTREDLPDGEGWAVETLTLSTHNGTHMDAPWHYHSTTDSGATPAPSIDEAPLDLFFRPGVKLDFSDRPHGHVISAAEVEAELARIGHQLQPLDIVLVQSGAIYGTDNFTDQGCGMGAEATLYLTERGVQVVGTDAWSWDAPFSHTAKRWAEKRDPSIIWEGHKAGRIQPYYQIEKLANLSAIPATGFMFSCFPVKIERASAGWIRAVAILDS, from the coding sequence ATGAGCCGTTTCATCGACCTGTCGATCCCGATCACCAATGATGTGATTTCCGACCCGCCCGTCATGCGTCCGCAAGTGACCTATATGACGCATGAGAGCACATGGGAGCAGATCGCGATGTTCTTCCCGGGGCTAACCCGCGAAGACCTGCCCGATGGCGAGGGTTGGGCGGTCGAAACGCTGACGCTTTCCACGCACAATGGCACGCATATGGACGCGCCGTGGCATTATCATTCGACGACCGATAGTGGCGCCACCCCTGCCCCGTCGATCGACGAGGCACCGCTGGACCTGTTCTTCCGCCCCGGCGTAAAACTCGACTTTTCGGATCGCCCGCACGGCCATGTCATCAGCGCTGCTGAGGTGGAGGCGGAGCTCGCGCGGATTGGTCATCAATTGCAACCGCTCGATATCGTTCTCGTTCAGTCCGGCGCAATATATGGCACCGACAACTTCACCGATCAGGGCTGCGGCATGGGCGCCGAGGCAACGCTTTACCTGACCGAGCGCGGCGTTCAGGTGGTAGGCACCGATGCCTGGAGTTGGGATGCACCCTTTTCGCATACTGCAAAACGCTGGGCGGAAAAGCGCGATCCATCCATCATCTGGGAGGGGCATAAGGCAGGCCGCATCCAACCTTATTATCAGATTGAGAAGCTGGCGAACCTATCCGCAATTCCCGCAACCGGTTTCATGTTCAGCTGCTTTCCCGTGAAAATTGAACGCGCCAGCGCAGGCTGGATCAGGGCCGTAGCTATCCTCGATAGCTAG
- a CDS encoding aminoglycoside phosphotransferase family protein, producing MTEPVLTLTDLTPEWLSDLLRGRGHDVTVSSVEARRIGTGQVGATYRLTLGFTGEHGNCPPTLVAKLPSEDELSRTTGKSHLTYLRESRFYQSFAGKRPMAVPDHLYIAFDDESHAFTLIMHDLPDHVQGNQLAEPTRAEALLAVDAAASIHAGWWGDPMLDTLDWPNGTKAVPPALDGDVLLNMLWPSFCDRYGDRVSADMRRVGEAFLGKLNANAERRLSPRCLTHNDFRPDNMLFNPADSAKPIVIVDWQTTGVGVGVGDIAYYAGTAFEPENRGLLETELVQRYRDGLLARGIGEQDLVHIEDDYCRSSVAGFLMGVTAAMVVERTDRGDDMFLAMARRSAAMVLYHKERALPA from the coding sequence ATGACCGAACCGGTCCTTACGCTCACAGATCTGACTCCTGAATGGCTGAGCGATTTGCTCCGAGGGCGCGGTCATGATGTCACAGTGTCCTCCGTCGAGGCGCGCAGAATTGGCACCGGCCAGGTTGGCGCGACTTACCGCCTGACATTGGGCTTCACCGGCGAGCACGGCAATTGCCCGCCGACGCTGGTCGCAAAGCTGCCATCCGAAGACGAGCTCAGCCGCACAACCGGCAAATCGCACCTTACCTATTTGCGGGAAAGCCGCTTCTACCAAAGCTTTGCGGGCAAGCGGCCGATGGCGGTTCCTGACCATCTCTACATCGCCTTTGACGATGAAAGCCACGCCTTCACCCTGATCATGCATGACCTGCCTGATCATGTGCAGGGTAACCAGTTGGCCGAACCGACCCGCGCAGAGGCGTTGTTGGCTGTTGATGCAGCCGCGAGCATCCATGCGGGTTGGTGGGGCGACCCCATGCTTGACACGCTTGACTGGCCCAATGGGACCAAAGCTGTGCCGCCCGCGCTTGATGGCGATGTTCTGCTCAACATGCTCTGGCCTTCCTTTTGCGACCGTTATGGCGATCGGGTGAGCGCTGACATGCGCCGTGTTGGTGAGGCTTTTTTGGGAAAACTCAACGCCAATGCAGAGCGGCGACTGAGCCCGCGTTGCCTGACGCACAATGATTTCCGCCCCGACAACATGCTGTTCAACCCTGCCGATTCCGCAAAGCCTATCGTCATTGTCGACTGGCAAACCACGGGCGTCGGTGTGGGCGTCGGCGATATTGCTTACTATGCTGGCACAGCATTTGAGCCGGAAAACCGCGGCTTGCTCGAGACCGAACTGGTACAACGCTACCGCGATGGCCTGCTCGCACGCGGCATAGGAGAACAGGATCTGGTCCATATCGAGGATGATTATTGCCGTTCCTCGGTTGCAGGTTTTCTGATGGGCGTAACGGCAGCCATGGTTGTCGAGCGCACTGATCGCGGCGACGATATGTTCCTTGCGATGGCGCGCCGCTCTGCCGCGATGGTCCTCTATCATAAAGAAAGGGCGCTGCCTGCATGA
- a CDS encoding MFS transporter has product MATAQTANEGVIDPKRDRLVITASSLGTVFEWYDFFVYGILSALIAKLFFPSDNPTAAMLASLAVFGAGFGVRPLGAIIFGYLGDKIGRKYTFLVTISLMGVATAAIGLLPTFETAGLWAAGLLLLLRCLQGLALGGEYGGAAIYVAEHAPKGKRGQYTSWIQASVAGGFLLAVVVVLATRSIMTPEAFEAWGWRVPFLISVLLLAISLWIRLQLSESPVFKAMKEAGTTSKNPFVESFQYPGNIKRILVALFGVAAGLTVIYYTSQFGTLYFLTGTARVPETDALGYMAVGALLAAPLYVAAGWLSDHYGRKKMLLIGYALTMLLTFPLFHAMADAANPALAKASATSPVTIVMPECDWSIVATKQTTECGKALNFLSKRGISYAKESGSEIILKVGAAEVKGFDEKAYVAALEAAGYPDKSDPEQRNPWIIIGAVAALVALSAMTYGQVAAILVELFPAKIRYTSMSIPYHIGTGYFGGFLPFISQYIVVKTGGAFNGLWYTIGVVAMAFIVSLFWLPENKDKELD; this is encoded by the coding sequence ATGGCGACCGCACAGACTGCGAATGAGGGCGTTATTGATCCTAAGCGGGACAGGCTGGTCATCACCGCCTCGTCGCTTGGCACTGTTTTCGAATGGTATGACTTTTTCGTCTACGGCATTTTGAGCGCGTTGATCGCCAAATTGTTTTTCCCTTCCGACAACCCGACTGCCGCCATGCTGGCCAGCCTAGCGGTGTTCGGCGCGGGTTTTGGTGTGCGTCCGCTTGGCGCGATTATATTCGGCTATCTGGGTGACAAGATCGGACGGAAATATACCTTCCTCGTCACGATCTCGCTGATGGGCGTTGCGACTGCTGCGATCGGCCTGCTCCCGACATTTGAAACGGCGGGTCTTTGGGCCGCAGGGCTGCTGTTGCTGCTGCGGTGCCTGCAGGGATTGGCGCTGGGCGGTGAATATGGCGGCGCGGCGATCTATGTCGCGGAACATGCGCCCAAGGGCAAGCGTGGGCAATATACCAGTTGGATCCAGGCATCGGTTGCGGGTGGCTTCCTCCTCGCTGTTGTTGTCGTACTGGCGACCCGCTCGATCATGACGCCCGAAGCGTTTGAGGCATGGGGATGGCGCGTACCCTTTCTGATCTCGGTCCTGCTTTTGGCCATATCGCTCTGGATCCGCTTGCAGCTTTCCGAAAGCCCGGTGTTCAAGGCGATGAAAGAAGCCGGCACGACATCGAAAAATCCCTTTGTCGAAAGCTTCCAATATCCCGGCAATATCAAGCGCATTTTGGTGGCGCTGTTCGGCGTCGCTGCCGGCCTGACGGTGATCTATTACACCTCTCAATTCGGTACGCTCTATTTCCTTACCGGAACTGCGCGTGTGCCGGAAACCGATGCGCTGGGCTATATGGCCGTCGGCGCGTTGCTTGCCGCCCCGCTCTATGTCGCGGCAGGCTGGCTGTCTGATCATTATGGCCGCAAGAAGATGCTGCTCATCGGCTACGCCTTGACCATGCTGCTCACCTTTCCGTTGTTCCACGCCATGGCAGATGCGGCAAATCCGGCTTTGGCCAAGGCAAGTGCAACATCACCGGTAACGATTGTGATGCCCGAATGCGACTGGAGCATCGTTGCCACCAAACAGACAACCGAATGCGGAAAGGCGCTTAATTTCCTTTCAAAGCGCGGGATCAGCTATGCAAAGGAAAGCGGCAGCGAGATTATTTTGAAAGTGGGCGCTGCCGAGGTCAAAGGCTTTGACGAAAAAGCCTATGTCGCAGCACTCGAAGCAGCCGGTTATCCTGATAAGTCTGATCCTGAACAGCGCAATCCCTGGATCATCATTGGCGCCGTTGCGGCGCTGGTTGCACTCTCGGCAATGACCTATGGTCAGGTTGCCGCTATCCTTGTCGAACTGTTCCCGGCCAAGATTCGCTATACCTCCATGTCGATCCCCTATCATATCGGCACAGGCTATTTTGGCGGATTCCTGCCCTTCATCTCGCAATATATCGTGGTGAAGACCGGCGGGGCGTTTAATGGGCTTTGGTATACCATCGGCGTAGTCGCGATGGCCTTCATCGTTTCGCTGTTCTGGCTGCCCGAAAACAAGGACAAGGAACTGGATTGA
- the alr gene encoding alanine racemase, producing MSFSSPIRLRLDGGALAENWSTLARLSGNAATGAAVKANGYGLGAREVAARLWKAGCRDFFVAHWAEAEAIADIIPAERIAVLNGAGAADISAAMQLGAIPVLNTPAQLSAWRQARGGRCHVMLDSGINRLGIGPEQLKAGLLDGLDIDILMSHLASADEDSPQNPAQLARFQKMTAGLPYKRKSFANSAGIILGSDYHFDLTRPGVALYGGIARAELAGLIRPVVGIEARVLQLRCLQAGDAIGYNATHKCNAPTRVATIAMGYADGYWRGFSSKGRVRTGEHWLPVLGRVSMDLVTIDASAAPGLAEGDWVAVDFDLTAASAVTGKSPYELLTGLGQRAERIWA from the coding sequence TTGAGCTTTTCTTCGCCTATCCGGCTGAGGCTCGATGGCGGGGCTCTGGCTGAAAACTGGAGCACATTGGCAAGGCTGAGCGGCAATGCGGCGACCGGCGCTGCCGTGAAGGCCAATGGCTATGGCCTTGGCGCGCGCGAAGTTGCTGCGCGGTTGTGGAAGGCCGGCTGCCGGGATTTCTTCGTCGCCCATTGGGCCGAGGCAGAAGCCATTGCAGACATCATACCCGCAGAACGGATCGCAGTGCTTAATGGTGCGGGTGCAGCGGATATTTCCGCAGCCATGCAATTGGGTGCGATTCCCGTGCTCAACACCCCCGCCCAGCTTTCTGCTTGGCGTCAGGCTCGCGGGGGGCGTTGCCATGTGATGCTCGACAGCGGGATCAACAGGCTGGGTATTGGTCCGGAACAGCTTAAGGCAGGGCTGTTGGACGGGCTTGATATCGACATATTGATGTCGCACCTTGCGTCCGCGGACGAGGATAGCCCCCAGAATCCCGCCCAATTGGCGCGATTTCAGAAAATGACCGCCGGCTTGCCCTACAAACGGAAGAGCTTTGCCAACAGCGCGGGTATCATTCTGGGTAGCGATTATCATTTTGACCTCACCCGGCCCGGTGTTGCGCTTTATGGCGGCATCGCGCGCGCCGAACTCGCCGGACTTATCCGTCCCGTTGTCGGCATCGAGGCCCGTGTACTTCAGCTCCGCTGCCTTCAGGCCGGCGATGCGATCGGGTATAATGCAACCCATAAATGCAATGCGCCCACACGGGTTGCAACAATCGCGATGGGCTATGCCGACGGCTATTGGCGGGGCTTCTCGTCAAAGGGCAGGGTGCGGACTGGCGAACATTGGCTCCCCGTGTTGGGCAGGGTGTCAATGGACCTTGTCACGATTGACGCCAGCGCAGCGCCCGGTCTTGCCGAGGGCGACTGGGTGGCAGTGGACTTTGATCTGACGGCTGCGTCAGCTGTGACCGGCAAGTCACCCTATGAATTGCTAACCGGGCTGGGGCAACGGGCCGAGCGGATCTGGGCCTGA
- a CDS encoding TonB-dependent receptor, producing the protein MKKSRLLVTGSLLGLAMFTAVPALAQSADDQTPPASSSDDDEDAAEEEEGSAPILVTGSRISRPTLESAVPLTSVTVDDITGTGEVSLGDALNDLPSLRSTFSAGNSSRFIGTAGLSLLDLRGLGTDRTLVLVNGRRHVTSSPGDNGFDVNTIPIDLVERIDIVTGGNSAIYGSDAVAGVVNFVMRKDFDGIKLNGQSGLSSRGDRGTYFVSALAGTNFADGRGNITGAVEYTRQQPLYFRQRDELTGALSGRCQYNASEIATGEPAAGDGIPDNTFFCGVKNAAISNAGTIGALDAASSATRRYLRFNDAGDVVIDTPTQAFSAFGSGNQIGGIGSTLRDTGSLLAEVDRYAFNVLGHFDVSDAFRPFIEAKYVRVNASGEGQPSFQQGTIPGFFGGGNNLRCSNAFLSAAALATLQSFGVCTNTATGTLNVSRFNVDFGGRKFFGTRETYRAVAGVEGTFNDDWKYEVAFNYGRFEAVGRNDRNLYLFDENGNPDGYLLALDAVRAPAGFTGTNVARNAAGQNVVCAVNAVTNVRPDCVPINIFGSGLATPEAIAFSHRPSINTEFASQMVGSAFVGGDLSQLFELPGGPIAFAAGAEYREEKANVDYDDITSDGRTFLNALQDFRPPALKVKEAYGEVFFPLLKDTLFAQELSVNVAGRVSDYSGAGASVGTVYAYNIQGIYAPIEDIRFRAAYATSVRAPTQSDLFSPLSQNFAFISDPCDSVNIVAGPNRAANCAAAGVPTTITAATAAACAGSSFGTTVGTPWVNCTARAFSTGFESGGNPTLTEERGKSLTIGAVIKPRFIPGLTFTVDYYNIKVEDLIATLGAQTIISLCYDSETLANPFCSTVNRDPSTGLFAEPAVISGGVNFAAQRTKGMDFDLDYRKTFDNGDRIRLSLIATRVQALNNFTDPTRPTEPNRQLSELGDPQWAGSFIFDYDFGDFDIRYSARYIGKQTIASYETQNSYTGLCPASGVTPNTGGTLNGTAVPCTAGSLVKIAPNNADAFPRVWYPDVIYHDIRVGFSVAEKFRLYGGVSNLLDRQPPLGLLGTAGGDPFDSFGRNFFLGFSANW; encoded by the coding sequence ATGAAGAAGTCGCGTTTGCTCGTGACCGGCTCTTTGCTCGGTCTTGCAATGTTTACCGCCGTTCCGGCGTTGGCTCAGTCGGCCGACGACCAGACACCTCCGGCGTCGTCCAGTGACGATGACGAAGACGCAGCCGAAGAGGAAGAGGGCAGCGCCCCCATTCTCGTCACCGGTTCGCGCATTTCGCGTCCGACACTCGAATCAGCGGTTCCGCTGACTTCGGTAACCGTCGATGACATCACCGGTACGGGTGAAGTTTCGCTCGGTGACGCGCTGAACGACCTTCCGTCGCTCCGCTCGACCTTCTCGGCTGGTAACTCAAGCCGCTTCATCGGTACTGCGGGCCTCAGCCTTCTTGACCTTCGCGGCCTCGGCACTGACCGTACGCTCGTTCTCGTCAATGGCCGCCGCCATGTCACTTCGTCGCCCGGCGACAATGGTTTTGACGTCAACACCATTCCGATCGATCTTGTTGAGCGTATCGACATCGTCACCGGCGGCAACTCGGCCATTTATGGTTCGGACGCTGTTGCAGGCGTCGTCAACTTCGTGATGCGGAAAGATTTCGACGGCATCAAGCTGAACGGCCAGAGCGGTCTTTCTTCACGTGGTGATCGTGGAACTTATTTTGTCAGCGCACTCGCCGGCACCAACTTTGCCGACGGTCGTGGTAACATCACGGGTGCAGTTGAATATACCCGTCAGCAGCCGCTTTACTTCCGCCAGCGCGATGAGCTGACCGGTGCATTGAGCGGTCGTTGCCAATATAACGCTTCGGAAATCGCAACTGGCGAACCGGCAGCGGGCGATGGCATCCCCGACAACACCTTCTTCTGCGGCGTGAAGAATGCTGCAATCAGCAACGCTGGCACCATCGGTGCTCTTGACGCAGCTTCGAGCGCAACGCGCCGTTACCTGCGCTTCAACGATGCTGGTGATGTTGTCATCGACACCCCGACCCAGGCTTTCTCTGCTTTCGGCAGCGGCAACCAGATTGGCGGCATCGGCTCAACCCTGCGCGACACCGGCAGCCTTCTTGCAGAAGTTGATCGTTACGCGTTCAACGTGCTCGGCCATTTTGACGTTTCGGATGCGTTCCGTCCGTTCATCGAAGCCAAATATGTTCGCGTGAATGCATCCGGCGAAGGCCAGCCCAGCTTCCAGCAGGGCACCATCCCCGGCTTCTTCGGTGGCGGCAACAACCTGCGCTGCAGCAACGCTTTCCTGAGCGCGGCTGCACTCGCAACGCTGCAAAGCTTCGGCGTCTGCACCAACACCGCAACCGGCACATTGAACGTTTCGCGCTTCAACGTCGATTTCGGTGGTCGTAAGTTCTTCGGAACCCGCGAAACCTATCGTGCAGTTGCAGGTGTTGAAGGCACGTTCAACGACGACTGGAAATATGAAGTCGCGTTCAACTATGGCCGTTTCGAAGCCGTTGGCCGCAACGATCGCAACCTCTATCTGTTCGACGAAAACGGCAACCCCGATGGCTATCTGCTCGCGCTTGATGCCGTTCGTGCACCTGCCGGCTTCACCGGCACCAACGTTGCCCGCAACGCTGCCGGTCAGAATGTGGTCTGCGCCGTCAACGCCGTGACCAACGTTCGCCCGGATTGCGTTCCGATCAACATCTTCGGTTCGGGTCTCGCTACGCCGGAAGCAATTGCTTTCTCGCATCGTCCGAGCATCAACACCGAATTCGCCAGCCAGATGGTTGGTTCGGCATTTGTCGGTGGTGACCTGTCGCAACTGTTCGAACTTCCCGGCGGTCCGATCGCATTCGCGGCTGGAGCCGAGTATCGCGAAGAAAAGGCGAATGTCGATTATGACGACATCACCTCGGATGGCCGTACCTTCCTCAACGCGCTCCAGGATTTCCGTCCGCCTGCGCTGAAGGTGAAGGAAGCTTATGGTGAAGTCTTCTTCCCGCTTCTGAAGGACACCCTGTTCGCGCAGGAACTGTCGGTCAATGTTGCTGGTCGTGTGTCTGACTATAGCGGTGCTGGCGCCAGCGTTGGAACCGTCTATGCCTACAACATCCAGGGCATCTACGCTCCGATCGAGGACATCCGCTTCCGCGCTGCTTACGCGACTTCGGTCCGTGCGCCGACGCAGAGCGACCTGTTCTCGCCCCTGTCGCAGAACTTCGCCTTCATCAGCGATCCTTGTGACTCGGTGAACATCGTCGCAGGTCCGAACCGTGCAGCCAACTGTGCTGCCGCTGGCGTTCCGACCACGATCACTGCAGCAACCGCAGCAGCTTGCGCCGGTTCGTCCTTCGGTACCACTGTCGGTACGCCTTGGGTGAACTGCACGGCGCGTGCATTCTCGACCGGTTTTGAATCAGGCGGCAACCCGACCCTGACCGAAGAGCGTGGCAAGAGCTTGACCATTGGTGCAGTCATCAAGCCGCGGTTCATCCCTGGCCTGACCTTCACCGTCGACTATTACAACATCAAGGTTGAGGACCTGATTGCTACGCTCGGTGCGCAGACGATCATCAGCCTCTGCTATGATAGCGAAACGCTTGCCAATCCCTTCTGCTCCACCGTCAATCGTGACCCCTCGACCGGCCTGTTCGCTGAACCGGCTGTGATTTCGGGCGGCGTCAACTTTGCGGCTCAGCGCACCAAGGGCATGGACTTCGATCTCGACTATCGTAAGACCTTCGACAATGGTGACCGGATCCGTCTCAGCCTGATCGCAACCCGCGTTCAAGCGCTGAACAACTTCACCGATCCGACCCGTCCGACTGAACCGAACCGTCAGTTGAGCGAACTTGGCGACCCGCAGTGGGCCGGCAGCTTCATCTTTGACTATGATTTCGGTGATTTCGACATCCGCTATTCTGCGCGCTACATCGGCAAGCAGACGATTGCGTCTTACGAAACGCAGAACTCCTACACCGGTCTTTGCCCGGCTTCGGGTGTGACGCCGAACACGGGTGGCACTTTGAACGGTACAGCAGTGCCTTGCACCGCCGGTTCGCTGGTCAAGATTGCGCCGAACAATGCCGACGCCTTCCCGCGGGTATGGTATCCGGACGTCATCTATCATGACATCCGCGTGGGCTTCAGCGTTGCTGAAAAGTTCCGTCTGTACGGTGGTGTTAGCAACCTGCTCGACCGTCAGCCGCCGCTCGGCCTGCTCGGTACCGCTGGTGGCGATCCGTTCGACAGCTTCGGCCGCAACTTCTTCCTTGGCTTCAGCGCCAACTGGTAA
- the phaR gene encoding polyhydroxyalkanoate synthesis repressor PhaR, with protein sequence MARKSATVADGDPIIIKKYANRRLYNTQSSKYITLDFLAELTRKDVEFKVVDAKTGDDITHSVLTQIIMEEETGGQGMLPVSFLRQIIALYGDSMQGLVPQFLESSMDNFRKNQKQVQNVIETALTSGPFGHIAKQNIEMMRAARDAFMPNLGGGKQAGDDNIDDLKRQMAELQAKIDKLSQR encoded by the coding sequence ATGGCACGCAAAAGCGCAACCGTTGCGGATGGCGATCCGATCATCATCAAGAAATACGCGAACCGTCGGCTCTACAACACGCAATCGTCGAAATATATCACGCTGGACTTCTTGGCCGAGCTGACGCGCAAAGACGTTGAATTCAAGGTTGTCGATGCAAAGACGGGTGATGATATCACCCATAGCGTTCTGACCCAGATCATCATGGAAGAAGAAACCGGCGGGCAGGGAATGCTCCCCGTCAGCTTCCTGCGCCAGATCATCGCGCTCTATGGCGACTCGATGCAGGGGTTGGTTCCCCAATTTCTCGAAAGTTCGATGGACAATTTCCGCAAGAACCAGAAACAGGTTCAGAATGTGATCGAAACTGCGCTGACTTCTGGGCCTTTCGGACATATTGCCAAGCAGAATATCGAAATGATGCGCGCCGCACGCGATGCCTTCATGCCGAACCTTGGCGGTGGCAAGCAGGCCGGCGACGACAATATCGATGATCTTAAGCGGCAGATGGCCGAACTTCAGGCGAAGATCGACAAGCTGTCGCAACGCTGA
- the proS gene encoding proline--tRNA ligase, which translates to MKHALSVTRQQNFAAWYQEVISEADLAEESGVRGCMVIRPWGYGIWERIQKLMDAEIKKAGVDNCYFPLFIPLSFFEKEADHVEGFAKEMAVVTHHRLVGDGKGKLVPDPESKLEEPLVVRPTSETVIGAAMSRWVQSWRDLPLMVNQWANVVRWEMRTRMFLRTSEFLWQEGHTAHVDRDDAMNETMRALEMYRAFAEGPLAMPVMAGEKPENERFPGAVATYSIEAMMQDGKALQAGTSHYLGTGFSEAAGIKYQDKEGGQQFAHTTSWGVSTRLIGGVIMTHGDDDGLRCPPQVAPWQIVIVPMLRDDDGDAAVLEYCRNLSRELGSLSAFGEPVRVLLDTKATKAANKRWSWVKKGAPLIVEVGPRDVADGKAAVLRRDRLYKDDGKLATAFTPRAEFVAAASAMLEDIQSNLYNEAKARLDGNIRRDVSDLAAHYQGDEAKFAGWVEVQWARPSGDALDKIVEQLKALKLTMRNAPLDAAPADGPCFFSGAPAVERILIGRTY; encoded by the coding sequence ATGAAACACGCCTTATCCGTCACCCGCCAACAAAATTTCGCCGCCTGGTATCAGGAGGTCATATCCGAAGCCGATCTTGCCGAGGAATCGGGGGTTCGCGGCTGCATGGTTATCCGCCCATGGGGTTATGGCATTTGGGAACGCATCCAGAAATTGATGGATGCCGAAATCAAGAAGGCAGGGGTCGATAACTGCTATTTCCCCCTATTCATCCCGCTGTCTTTCTTTGAAAAAGAGGCGGACCATGTCGAAGGCTTTGCCAAGGAGATGGCTGTCGTAACACATCACCGCCTCGTCGGTGACGGCAAGGGCAAACTGGTCCCCGATCCGGAATCGAAACTGGAAGAGCCCTTGGTCGTGCGGCCGACATCGGAAACAGTGATCGGTGCCGCCATGAGCCGCTGGGTGCAAAGCTGGCGTGATCTGCCGCTGATGGTCAACCAATGGGCAAATGTCGTGCGTTGGGAAATGCGCACCCGTATGTTCCTGCGCACCAGCGAGTTCCTCTGGCAGGAGGGGCATACCGCGCATGTCGACCGCGACGACGCGATGAATGAAACCATGCGCGCCCTGGAAATGTATCGCGCCTTTGCCGAAGGCCCGCTGGCCATGCCGGTCATGGCGGGTGAAAAGCCCGAAAATGAACGTTTTCCGGGTGCCGTTGCAACCTATTCGATAGAAGCCATGATGCAGGATGGCAAAGCACTTCAGGCTGGCACCTCGCATTATCTTGGCACCGGCTTTTCTGAAGCCGCTGGCATTAAATATCAGGACAAGGAAGGCGGGCAGCAATTTGCCCATACCACCAGCTGGGGCGTATCTACCCGCCTGATCGGCGGCGTGATCATGACGCATGGCGATGATGACGGCTTGCGCTGTCCCCCGCAAGTTGCGCCTTGGCAGATTGTGATCGTGCCGATGTTGCGGGACGATGATGGCGATGCCGCCGTGCTTGAATATTGCCGTAACCTCTCGCGCGAACTTGGTTCGCTCAGCGCCTTCGGAGAGCCTGTGCGCGTCCTTTTGGATACCAAGGCAACAAAAGCGGCGAACAAGCGTTGGTCATGGGTGAAGAAAGGTGCGCCCCTGATCGTCGAGGTTGGCCCGCGCGATGTCGCCGACGGCAAGGCTGCGGTGCTGCGCCGTGACCGGCTTTACAAAGATGACGGTAAGCTTGCGACGGCCTTCACGCCGCGCGCCGAATTTGTTGCCGCTGCATCGGCAATGTTGGAGGATATCCAGTCCAATCTGTACAATGAGGCAAAGGCACGGCTTGACGGGAATATCCGTCGCGATGTCTCCGACCTTGCGGCGCATTATCAAGGCGATGAGGCCAAGTTTGCAGGCTGGGTCGAGGTGCAATGGGCCCGCCCTAGCGGCGACGCGCTCGACAAGATTGTCGAACAACTGAAAGCGCTGAAGTTAACGATGCGCAACGCGCCTTTGGATGCAGCGCCGGCCGACGGACCCTGTTTCTTCTCAGGCGCGCCAGCGGTGGAACGTATCCTTATTGGCCGGACTTACTGA